A genomic region of Streptomyces sp. R33 contains the following coding sequences:
- a CDS encoding PP2C family protein-serine/threonine phosphatase, which translates to MRRRREEPGWLHGKPPPRWARLAPPVALVALVFAQAATPGDIELGYFLAGLPPVAAFAYGPAGTAVFAGIVLLLLGVSSLGIGHAQGADLATVAVVALLSVVIAWVRRRRDAQLVSVRTVAEAAQMAVLPPVPERVGPVRCAGLYRAAQRGTLVGGDLYDVRVGPYGVRALVGDVQGHGLAAVGTVAALLGAFREGVLDDPELAGVAARLDRRLLADTAGATGAAESAGSAGSMGPAGPGDATVEHPELFATALLLEFPPGLDLVRIVSCGHPPALLLRAATVSEVAVEPGPPLGLGLAGADLAVVADVRLLPGDRLLVHTDGVTEARDAAGDFYPLAARIPVLAKDPAGLVEAVWQDLVAFTDGGPRDDVAVLVLSLPDGAAAPR; encoded by the coding sequence GTGAGACGCCGACGCGAGGAGCCTGGCTGGCTGCACGGGAAGCCGCCACCACGCTGGGCGCGGCTCGCGCCTCCCGTGGCGCTGGTGGCGCTGGTGTTCGCACAGGCCGCCACGCCGGGCGACATCGAGCTGGGCTACTTCCTGGCCGGACTGCCCCCGGTCGCGGCCTTCGCGTACGGCCCGGCCGGCACCGCCGTCTTCGCCGGGATCGTGCTGCTGCTGCTCGGCGTGTCGTCGCTCGGGATCGGGCACGCCCAGGGCGCGGACCTGGCCACCGTGGCCGTGGTCGCGCTGCTCAGCGTGGTGATCGCCTGGGTCCGGCGGCGCCGCGACGCGCAGCTGGTCAGCGTACGGACCGTCGCGGAGGCGGCGCAGATGGCGGTGCTGCCGCCGGTTCCGGAACGCGTCGGTCCGGTGCGTTGCGCCGGGCTGTACCGGGCCGCCCAGCGCGGCACGCTGGTGGGCGGCGACCTGTACGACGTACGGGTCGGGCCGTACGGGGTACGGGCTCTGGTCGGGGACGTGCAGGGGCACGGCCTGGCGGCGGTCGGCACGGTGGCGGCGCTGCTCGGCGCCTTCCGCGAGGGGGTGCTGGACGATCCGGAGCTCGCGGGGGTGGCCGCCCGGCTGGACCGCAGACTGCTGGCGGACACGGCGGGGGCTACGGGTGCGGCGGAGTCGGCCGGCTCCGCGGGGTCGATGGGCCCGGCCGGCCCGGGCGACGCCACCGTCGAGCATCCGGAGCTGTTCGCGACGGCGCTGCTGCTCGAGTTCCCGCCCGGGCTGGACCTCGTACGGATCGTCTCGTGCGGGCATCCCCCGGCGCTGCTGCTCCGGGCGGCCACGGTGTCGGAGGTGGCCGTGGAACCGGGCCCTCCGCTGGGGCTCGGGCTCGCCGGAGCGGACCTCGCGGTGGTGGCCGACGTACGGCTGCTGCCGGGCGACCGGCTGCTCGTACACACGGACGGGGTGACGGAGGCCCGCGATGCGGCGGGCGACTTCTACCCCCTGGCCGCCCGGATCCCGGTCCTGGCGAAGGATCCGGCCGGGCTGGTCGAGGCGGTGTGGCAGGACCTGGTGGCGTTCACCGACGGCGGGCCGCGCGACGACGTGGCCGTGCTGGTGCTGTCGCTCCCGGACGGGGCGGCCGCCCCTCGATGA
- a CDS encoding VIT family protein encodes MTHTDGVEQSAAISTRLNWLRAGVLGANDGIISTAGLVVGVAGATTSRASILAAGVAGLLAGSLSMAAGEYVSVSSQRDSEQAALETERQELLQEPEAELAELTELLEGRGLSRELAREAAEQLTERDALKAHARVELGIDPDELANPWHAAFASLVAFTVGALLPLLAIVLPGPSQRVPVTVAAVLAALTLCGVISARLGGAPPLRAVLRNVAGGALAMTVTYAVGTWMGTS; translated from the coding sequence GTGACGCACACGGACGGGGTGGAGCAGAGCGCGGCGATCAGCACGCGGCTGAACTGGCTGCGGGCGGGGGTGCTCGGCGCGAACGACGGGATCATCTCCACGGCCGGCCTGGTGGTGGGCGTGGCCGGGGCCACCACCTCGCGGGCGTCGATCCTGGCGGCGGGGGTGGCCGGGCTGCTGGCGGGGTCGCTGTCGATGGCGGCGGGGGAGTACGTCTCGGTGAGCTCCCAGCGGGACTCGGAGCAGGCCGCGCTGGAGACGGAGCGGCAGGAGCTGTTGCAGGAGCCCGAGGCGGAGCTGGCGGAACTGACCGAGCTGCTGGAGGGCAGGGGCCTGAGCCGGGAGCTGGCGCGGGAGGCGGCGGAGCAGCTGACGGAGCGGGACGCGCTGAAGGCGCACGCGCGGGTGGAGCTCGGGATCGACCCCGACGAGCTGGCCAATCCCTGGCACGCGGCGTTCGCGAGCCTGGTCGCGTTCACGGTGGGGGCGCTGCTCCCGCTGCTGGCGATCGTGCTGCCGGGGCCGTCGCAGCGGGTGCCGGTGACGGTGGCGGCGGTGCTGGCGGCGCTGACGCTGTGCGGGGTGATCAGCGCCCGCCTCGGCGGCGCACCTCCCCTCCGGGCCGTCCTGCGCAACGTCGCGGGCGGCGCCCTGGCCATGACGGTCACGTACGCGGTGGGCACGTGGATGGGCACGAGCTGA
- a CDS encoding TIGR01777 family oxidoreductase — translation MRIAITGSTGLIGQALVRSLRADGHDVVRFVRRTPAAPDEAAWDPRRGYVDPAGLAGCGAVVHLAGAGVGEHRWTAAYKKEIRDSRVAGTSALARAIAALDAPPAVFVCGSAIGYYGDTGDRAVDEHAPAGQGFLPEVCIEWEAAAAPAQEAGVRTVFARTGLVVAAEGGAWGKLFPIFRAGIGGRLGNGRQYWSFISMHDEIAALRHAIDTPELSGPVNLTAPEPLTNREVTAAMGRVLHRPTPFPVPAPALRVVLGEFAGDVLGSQRVRPARLLETGFTFRHPGINEAIRAALAR, via the coding sequence ATGCGTATCGCCATCACCGGCTCCACCGGCCTCATCGGCCAAGCCCTCGTACGGTCCCTGCGCGCAGACGGCCACGACGTCGTCCGCTTCGTGCGCCGCACGCCCGCCGCACCCGACGAGGCGGCCTGGGACCCGCGGCGCGGGTACGTCGACCCCGCCGGGCTCGCCGGCTGCGGGGCCGTCGTCCACCTAGCGGGGGCCGGGGTCGGCGAACACCGGTGGACCGCCGCCTACAAGAAGGAGATCCGGGACAGCCGGGTGGCGGGAACCAGCGCCCTGGCCCGGGCGATCGCCGCGCTCGATGCGCCCCCCGCCGTCTTCGTCTGCGGCTCCGCCATCGGCTACTACGGCGACACCGGCGACCGCGCCGTCGACGAGCACGCCCCGGCGGGGCAGGGCTTCCTGCCCGAGGTCTGCATCGAGTGGGAGGCGGCCGCCGCCCCCGCCCAGGAGGCCGGCGTACGGACGGTCTTCGCCCGGACCGGACTGGTGGTCGCCGCCGAGGGCGGGGCCTGGGGCAAGCTGTTCCCGATCTTCCGCGCCGGGATCGGCGGCCGGCTCGGCAACGGCCGGCAGTACTGGTCCTTCATCTCCATGCACGACGAGATCGCCGCGCTGCGGCACGCCATCGACACCCCGGAGCTGTCCGGCCCCGTCAACCTGACCGCCCCCGAGCCGCTGACCAACCGTGAGGTCACCGCCGCGATGGGCCGGGTACTGCACCGGCCGACGCCGTTCCCCGTACCGGCGCCCGCCTTGCGCGTGGTCCTGGGGGAGTTCGCCGGGGACGTTCTCGGCAGTCAGCGGGTACGGCCCGCCCGGCTGTTGGAGACGGGGTTCACCTTCCGGCACCCGGGCATCAACGAGGCGATCCGCGCCGCGCTCGCCCGCTAG
- a CDS encoding FAD-dependent oxidoreductase: MLSSSHRAAQHADVVIVGAGVSGLAAAHHLIAAGVTVTVLEAADDPGGRMATEHVDGFRLDRIGQLLNTSYTELDRTPGLAGLVLRPFAPGVLVHTDGRQLRAGALTPARALASGSFDQARLSAYLGRLAAVPVERVLARPERTALAALRSRAHGTTLRPLLAALLRDPELTTSSRVADLALRTFARGRLAVPEGGAATLPGLLAATLPPGTVRTGVRVRSVATRLVTTEEHGDFSCRSAVLATGARAAAELLPGLRVPEFHEITVIHHATAAPLPRDGSLLLDGDPRWPVAHTAVMSAVDPTRAPAGRSLVTTTVLGPPPPARTVASRLSRLYETGTRDWELLAVHHTPEAVPAMSPPHDLRRPVRVLAGLYVCGDHRDSNTVQGALHSARRAATAALRDFGIRLPASAEPALPAVA, encoded by the coding sequence GTGCTCAGCAGCTCACACCGCGCCGCACAGCATGCGGACGTCGTCATCGTAGGAGCCGGGGTCTCAGGACTCGCGGCCGCACACCACCTGATCGCGGCAGGGGTCACGGTCACCGTTCTGGAGGCCGCCGACGATCCCGGCGGCCGGATGGCCACCGAGCACGTCGACGGATTCCGGCTGGACCGGATCGGGCAGCTGCTCAACACCTCGTACACGGAGCTCGACCGGACCCCCGGCCTGGCCGGACTGGTCCTGCGGCCCTTCGCACCGGGGGTGCTCGTCCACACGGACGGCAGGCAGCTGCGCGCCGGAGCGCTGACCCCGGCCCGTGCGCTGGCCAGCGGCTCCTTCGACCAGGCCCGGCTCAGCGCCTACCTCGGCCGGCTCGCCGCCGTGCCCGTGGAACGCGTACTGGCCCGCCCCGAGCGCACGGCACTCGCCGCCCTGCGCTCCCGGGCCCACGGCACGACCCTGCGGCCCCTGCTCGCCGCCCTGCTGCGCGATCCGGAGCTCACCACCTCCAGCCGCGTCGCCGACCTCGCCCTGCGCACCTTCGCCCGCGGCCGGCTCGCCGTGCCCGAGGGCGGCGCCGCCACCCTGCCCGGGCTGCTCGCCGCCACCCTGCCGCCCGGCACGGTGCGCACCGGGGTCCGGGTCCGGTCGGTGGCGACCCGACTCGTCACCACCGAGGAGCACGGCGACTTCAGCTGCCGCTCCGCCGTCCTGGCGACCGGCGCGCGGGCCGCCGCCGAACTGCTGCCGGGGCTGCGGGTGCCGGAGTTCCACGAGATCACCGTCATCCACCACGCCACCGCCGCCCCGCTCCCGCGGGACGGCTCGCTCCTGCTCGACGGCGATCCGCGCTGGCCCGTCGCGCACACCGCCGTGATGAGCGCGGTCGACCCGACGCGGGCCCCGGCCGGCCGGAGCCTGGTCACCACCACCGTGCTCGGCCCGCCGCCGCCCGCGCGGACGGTCGCCTCGCGCCTGTCCCGGCTGTACGAGACCGGCACCCGGGACTGGGAGCTGCTGGCCGTGCACCACACCCCGGAGGCCGTCCCCGCGATGTCGCCGCCCCATGACCTGCGCCGTCCGGTCCGGGTCCTGGCCGGGCTGTACGTGTGCGGCGACCACCGCGACTCCAACACCGTCCAGGGGGCACTGCACTCGGCCCGCCGCGCCGCCACGGCCGCCCTGCGCGACTTCGGCATCCGGCTCCCGGCGAGCGCGGAACCCGCCCTTCCGGCGGTGGCCTGA
- a CDS encoding regulator, whose amino-acid sequence MTERPAQRVPNRQLAALIAEAGFSNAGLARRVDQLGLEHGLDLRYDKTSVTRWLRGQQPRGTTPALIAEVFTRRLGRRLSAQDLGLDACAPVYAGLEFAATPEEAVDIASGLWRKDSGSHAELRKIAFTPAGLVVPSRDWLIGRPDERVGRGADPAAAAAAAAARVPVQGRSSVPRQRQIDRGPGQRVTGGDIAALRSVSELFRTLDQTYGGGHARQALVRYLEHEAEPMLRGTYGETTGRRLFSAAADLTRLAGWTSYDIAAHGLAQRYFVQALRLAQAAGDRPYGSYVLVTMSRQAVYLGHGREAVQLARVAQQGVGSGPPPVVQALLHSAEARGHAVLGEVRAATASLVRAERALGAARPGDDVPHWARLFDEAQLADEFGHCHRDLQQYRASAQHAERSLQLRAPAFARSRLLCRVVLATARLGLGELDQACALGAEAAQQAMEMRSVRAVEYVRDFERRLEPYRDASAVRTYRDRVAALS is encoded by the coding sequence ATGACGGAACGACCTGCCCAGCGCGTCCCCAACCGGCAGCTCGCGGCGCTGATCGCGGAAGCCGGGTTCTCCAACGCCGGTCTGGCCCGCCGCGTCGACCAGCTCGGCCTGGAGCACGGTCTCGATCTGCGGTACGACAAGACCTCCGTGACCCGGTGGCTGCGCGGGCAGCAGCCGCGCGGGACCACCCCGGCGCTGATCGCCGAGGTCTTCACCCGGCGCCTGGGCCGGCGGCTCTCCGCACAGGACCTGGGCCTGGACGCCTGCGCGCCCGTCTACGCCGGTCTGGAGTTCGCGGCCACCCCGGAGGAGGCCGTCGACATCGCCAGCGGGCTCTGGCGCAAGGACTCCGGCTCCCACGCCGAGCTGCGGAAGATCGCGTTCACCCCGGCCGGGCTGGTCGTGCCCAGCCGGGACTGGCTCATCGGGCGGCCCGACGAGCGCGTGGGCCGCGGCGCGGACCCGGCGGCGGCGGCGGCCGCGGCGGCGGCCCGCGTCCCGGTGCAGGGGCGCAGCTCGGTGCCCCGCCAGCGGCAGATCGACCGGGGCCCCGGCCAGCGGGTGACCGGCGGGGACATCGCGGCGCTGCGGTCGGTGAGCGAGCTGTTCCGGACCCTGGACCAGACCTACGGCGGCGGGCACGCCCGGCAGGCCCTGGTGCGCTACCTCGAGCACGAGGCCGAGCCCATGCTCCGCGGCACCTACGGGGAGACCACCGGGCGGCGGCTGTTCTCGGCCGCTGCCGACCTGACCCGGCTCGCGGGCTGGACCTCGTACGACATCGCCGCGCACGGGCTCGCCCAGCGGTACTTCGTGCAGGCGCTGCGCCTCGCGCAGGCCGCCGGGGACCGGCCGTACGGCTCGTACGTGCTGGTGACCATGAGCCGGCAGGCCGTGTACCTCGGCCACGGCCGGGAGGCCGTGCAGCTGGCCCGCGTCGCGCAGCAGGGCGTCGGCTCGGGGCCGCCGCCCGTGGTGCAGGCGCTCCTGCACTCGGCGGAGGCGCGCGGGCACGCGGTGCTCGGCGAGGTCCGGGCGGCGACGGCCTCGCTGGTGCGGGCCGAGCGCGCGCTGGGTGCGGCCCGGCCGGGGGACGACGTACCCCACTGGGCGCGATTGTTCGACGAGGCGCAGCTGGCGGACGAGTTCGGGCACTGCCACCGGGACCTCCAGCAGTACCGGGCCTCGGCTCAGCACGCGGAGCGGTCCCTGCAGTTGCGGGCGCCCGCGTTCGCGCGCTCGCGGCTGTTGTGCCGGGTGGTGCTGGCCACGGCGCGGCTGGGGCTGGGCGAGCTGGACCAGGCGTGCGCGCTGGGTGCGGAGGCGGCGCAGCAGGCGATGGAGATGCGGTCGGTGCGCGCGGTGGAGTACGTACGGGACTTCGAGCGCCGGCTGGAGCCGTACCGGGACGCCTCGGCGGTGCGGACGTACCGGGACCGGGTGGCGGCGCTGTCGTGA
- the lipB gene encoding lipoyl(octanoyl) transferase LipB: protein MAELGFVRLGFGPDYVEYTRAWEEQRRVHAARFADEIGDTCLLLEHEPVYTAGRRTADNERPLDGTPVVDVDRGGKITWHGPGQLVGYPIMKLPRPVDVVAHVRRLEEALIRTAAEFGLETTRVEGRSGVWVLGDPIDERPKIGGLSLDFDPRLTDEEFDPRLNGPEYAPSNAGQRREDRKLAAIGIRVAKGVTMHGFAINVNPDSTWFDRIIPCGIRDAGVTSLSYELGREITIAEVLPVVERHLKGVLEQAELRPREIEPAAG, encoded by the coding sequence GTGGCTGAGCTTGGGTTTGTCCGTCTGGGCTTCGGACCCGATTACGTCGAGTACACCCGGGCCTGGGAGGAGCAGCGGCGGGTCCACGCCGCGCGCTTCGCGGACGAGATAGGCGACACCTGCCTGCTGCTGGAGCACGAGCCCGTCTACACCGCCGGCCGGCGCACCGCCGACAACGAGCGGCCGCTGGACGGCACACCCGTCGTGGACGTGGACCGCGGCGGCAAGATCACCTGGCACGGCCCGGGCCAGCTGGTCGGCTACCCGATCATGAAGCTGCCCCGCCCCGTCGACGTCGTCGCGCACGTCCGCCGCCTGGAGGAGGCGCTGATCCGCACCGCCGCCGAGTTCGGCCTGGAGACCACCCGGGTCGAGGGCCGCTCCGGCGTGTGGGTGCTGGGCGACCCGATCGACGAGCGTCCGAAGATCGGCGGCCTCTCCCTCGACTTCGACCCGCGGCTGACGGACGAGGAGTTCGACCCGCGCCTGAACGGCCCCGAGTACGCCCCCTCCAACGCCGGCCAGCGCCGCGAGGACCGCAAGCTCGCCGCGATCGGCATCCGCGTCGCCAAGGGCGTCACCATGCACGGCTTCGCGATCAACGTGAACCCGGACAGCACCTGGTTCGACCGGATCATCCCGTGCGGGATCCGGGACGCCGGTGTGACCTCGCTCTCGTACGAACTGGGCCGGGAGATCACCATCGCCGAGGTGCTGCCGGTCGTCGAACGTCACCTGAAGGGCGTACTGGAGCAGGCCGAGCTGCGGCCCCGGGAGATCGAGCCGGCCGCCGGCTGA
- the lipA gene encoding lipoyl synthase: protein MSAVAPDGRKMLRLEVRNAQTPIERKPEWIKTRAKMGPEYTKMQALVKGEGLHTVCQEAGCPNIYECWEDREATFLIGGDQCTRRCDFCQIDTGKPEALDRDEPRRVGESVVTMDLNYATITGVARDDLADGGAWLYAETVRQIHQQTAGRETGHTKVELLAPDFNAVPELLEEVFASRPEVFAHNVETVPRIFKRIRPGFRYERSLDVIRQARAYGLVTKSNLILGMGEEREEVSEALKELHEAGCELITITQYLRPSPRHHPVERWVKPAEFVELAKEAEEIGFSGVMSGPLVRSSYRAGRLYQQAMEKRSRV from the coding sequence GTGTCCGCAGTCGCACCCGACGGACGCAAGATGCTGCGCCTCGAGGTCCGTAACGCCCAGACGCCCATCGAGCGCAAGCCCGAGTGGATCAAGACCCGGGCGAAGATGGGTCCCGAGTACACGAAGATGCAGGCCCTGGTGAAGGGCGAAGGACTGCACACCGTGTGCCAGGAGGCCGGTTGCCCCAACATCTACGAATGCTGGGAAGACCGCGAGGCCACCTTCCTCATCGGTGGCGACCAGTGCACCCGGCGCTGTGACTTCTGCCAGATCGACACGGGCAAGCCCGAGGCCCTGGACCGGGACGAGCCGCGCCGCGTCGGCGAGTCGGTCGTCACGATGGACCTGAACTACGCCACGATCACGGGCGTCGCGCGCGACGACCTGGCCGACGGCGGTGCCTGGCTGTACGCAGAGACCGTGCGCCAGATCCACCAGCAGACGGCGGGCCGCGAGACCGGCCACACCAAGGTCGAGCTGCTGGCCCCCGACTTCAACGCGGTCCCGGAGCTGCTGGAGGAGGTCTTCGCCTCCCGCCCCGAGGTCTTCGCGCACAACGTCGAGACGGTGCCGCGGATCTTCAAGCGGATCCGCCCCGGCTTCCGCTACGAGCGCTCGCTCGACGTGATCCGGCAGGCCCGCGCCTATGGCCTCGTCACCAAGTCCAACCTGATCCTGGGCATGGGCGAGGAGCGCGAGGAGGTCTCGGAGGCGCTGAAGGAGCTGCACGAGGCCGGCTGCGAGCTCATCACCATCACCCAGTACCTGCGGCCTTCGCCGCGGCACCACCCCGTCGAGCGCTGGGTGAAGCCGGCCGAGTTCGTGGAGCTGGCGAAGGAGGCCGAGGAGATCGGCTTCTCCGGCGTGATGTCGGGCCCGC